The Sulfobacillus thermosulfidooxidans genome segment CCACACTTTCTCAGCGAGAGGCGCGACGGCCATAGCCCAATCCGCAGCCGAATCTCCGCCTCCCACAATTAGGACGTTGTGATTGCGAAAATCTTCTAAATGTCGGACCGTGTAATACAACCCCTGCCCTTCGAATCGGTCAATCGCTGGATTGTTAAAACGCCTGGGCAGAAATTCACCAATCCCCGCGGTGATAATCACTGATTTTGCTGCGAAAGTGTCGTGATTTGTCTCAATCTCCCACAGTGTTCCTTGGCGTCTCAATCCCAGTGCTGTGGTTTGGGTATAAACTTGATGGGGATATTGATTGGCTTGTTCCAATAGACGGCTAATCAAGTCATGCCCACTGATTTGAGGAAAGCCGCCCACATCGTAAATGGGCTTTTCGGGGTATAAATGCTCTAATTGGCCGCCTAATTGCGGGAGGCGTTCAATCATGATGGTGTTCAAATGATGCAGTCCCGTAAGATATAAGCCGTACAGTCCGACTGGCCCACCGCCAATAATCAGCACATCGGCTCTATTTGTCTCCATAAGTGTTTTCCTCACCATGTTGGCTTTTTTAGGAACTCCGCACGGGAATTCGCCCTCAGTGTAACGAATTGATTTTCGCCTTGTCAAAATCACGATTTCGCGGTATTGTCGTCTGAAAAGTCCTACTTTCTGAGGTGGTAACATGTCCACAATGCTGTGGCCTGGTCGTGAACAGGCTTGGCAATTGCTTAATCGTTATACCAAAAATCCCTCTTTGATCAAGCATGCATTGGCCGTTGAAGCCGTCATGCAGGCATTAGCGGAACGCTATGGGGAAGATCCTGACTTATACGCCCGAGTCGGCTTGCTCCATGACTTTGATTATGAAGCGTTTCCCGAAATTGGCGAACATACAATTCAAGGTGGACGAATTTTGACGGAAGAAGGTTTTCCCGACATTATTGTGGAGGCGATAAAGTCGCATGTCAATGAAAACGGCATTCCCCGTGACACCTTATTAAAACGGGCGATTTATGCAGCGGATGAACTGACCGGATTCATCGTGGCCGCCACTTTGGTACGTCCTAATAAAAGTTTAAGTGAGCTGACTCCCAAATCCGTTATCAAAAAACTCAAAGATAAAAGCTTTGCGAAGGGCGTCAATCGCAATGATGTCTATCAAGGAGCTGAAGGATTGGGAATTGACCTTGATGAGCTTATCCAATTTATCATCAACGCCTTAATCCCACATGCCGAAACATTAGGGCTAAATCCTTAATCGCGACAGTACATTCCCTGTCGCGATTAAGCATCTTGGCCCGAAGCAATGCCTGGAATGAGTTTACGTCCTGCATAACCTTCTTCGAGTCCGTGATAATATTTCACGGACTCTTCATCAACGCGCCAGCATAAATACACGGGCTGTCCGTTAATTTCAGCAGGAAAATCCACTAGCCCAATTTCTACATCGGTAACCCGGCAGCCTAATTGATTAATTGTCGCTAAGAGCTGATTGGCCTCAGCGACGACTTGGTCAAATTCCTTTTTCGCCAGTTGATAATCGCTTAGCATGATTAAATTTCCATCTTTACGATAGCCAACTTCGCGAATGTCCCGCATTTCTTCATACTTTTTTCGTGCCTGATCTTGGAGGGAACGCAGGCGGGTTAAATGCTCCCGGAGTGCGGGTAATAGTTGATTGGCTTCTTCAAGAGTAAATTGTCGTGTCATGCATCCTCCCTCGCCTTCAGAATTCCGCTATGATGTCTTTTACGTGGTGGGCACGATTCGCATCGCGCGCGGCCACGAACAAAAAATCAGAAAGCCGATTTAAATATTTTAAATGCAGGGCATAGGATCCGTCTGCATTGACAAGGGGCACCAACCGCCGTTCCGCCCGTCGCACCACTGTTCTGGCTTGATGCAGAAAAGCGGCGGAGGGGTGACCTCCTGGTAAAATAAATTGTTGAAGGGGCACCAAATGACCTTCCAAATCGTCAATCCATTGTTCCATGGTCTCGATTTGAACGGCTTCTAAACGATCTTCACGATCAGGACTGACATTGGACAAATCCGCTCCCAGGGCAAATAATGTGTTTTGGATCTGACTTAACATGCCGTCCAAAGTGAGTGCATCCTGCTCCAGAAACGAACGGGCAATGCCGATCAAGGCATTGGCCTCATCAATCGTGCCATAAGCCTCCACCCGTAAATGGTCTTTGGGAACGCGTTTGATGTCGCCGTGTCCCCAAAGGCTCGTCATACCCCCGTCCCCTGTTTTGGTGTAAATTTTCATCCTTAATCCTCAATCCTCCCTCAATCCTCCATAGCTCTATAACACAAGGCACCTCGACGATGAATTCTCTGTCATCTTGATGGCGGAGGTTTTTCTCGTTCTCTTCGGTCAATATAAGATTCTGCTTTCCAGTATAAATGAGAAGCCCCTGATTTTGTCGCCTCGATTTTGCGCAACCAGCACGCTTGAAACCCAAGCTTGCTTATGTATTGAACCTCTATGGCCCAAAAACCACCAAAAAATGTGCCGAACTCATTGAGTTTTTTATCGTGATACGTATAGCAGCATATCCCATCTCGCGTCTAACGTGACAGGCGACTGGGTTAAGAGCAGCAAAATTGCACTCACTGACATAATTAGAGCTCCGAGAATTCGACGCATTGTCATCTGTTCGTGAAAGACAAATCCGCCGAGTGCGGCTAATAGTCCTGCAATGGAGGACACGGCCTCAACAATGGCTACAGGCATCTGCCGCAGTAACATCACCACACTGACATAGCTTAACGCATTCAAAAAACCTTCAATGGTACTGAAAACCGGAAAATCTTTCACGGTCCCCAGAATTTTTCCTCGTCCTCCTGATATCGTAAGCCCGGTCAAAATCCAAAGACTTACCCATGTCATCAAATTGGCCCCGTAAGTGAGAGGAGGATAAAGGCGGTAATGAACATCGAGAAGGCGAGCCGCCGCAAAAAATACATCACTGGCCAGCATCACCCATCCAGCAAGCGATAATCTCTGTGCACCGGCTAACCACGCCCCTAGGGCAAATAAGGCAACAAACCCGATCCCTTGTGATAGACCGGGATGCCATATAAACAAAAATAGCGTGGTCGCATTGCTCCACGGGCTCACTTCGCTAATGGGTCCTTGTGACAACGCCCAGGTATATAACGAAAAAGCTCCAGCATAGACCAAACTCGGCCACAAAATAGGCCAAAGCCATATTAGCGGTTGATGTTGCAAAACCACCCCCAGCCACAAAAATAAAGCCGCCATCACCGATGATGCACCCATAATGCCCCAGGGATCGG includes the following:
- a CDS encoding NAD(P)/FAD-dependent oxidoreductase, which gives rise to METNRADVLIIGGGPVGLYGLYLTGLHHLNTIMIERLPQLGGQLEHLYPEKPIYDVGGFPQISGHDLISRLLEQANQYPHQVYTQTTALGLRRQGTLWEIETNHDTFAAKSVIITAGIGEFLPRRFNNPAIDRFEGQGLYYTVRHLEDFRNHNVLIVGGGDSAADWAMAVAPLAEKVWMIHRRDQFQCHVDSLSKLSQLPNVTLLTHHELLSVQGQGRIESAQIRHNQSQTITHLEVDRIIVAIGLIPGTGIFRDWGLELSGNEITVNSAMHTNLAGVFAAGDIVSYPGKVKLISAGFGEAATAVESARRYLSTH
- a CDS encoding HDIG domain-containing metalloprotein gives rise to the protein MSTMLWPGREQAWQLLNRYTKNPSLIKHALAVEAVMQALAERYGEDPDLYARVGLLHDFDYEAFPEIGEHTIQGGRILTEEGFPDIIVEAIKSHVNENGIPRDTLLKRAIYAADELTGFIVAATLVRPNKSLSELTPKSVIKKLKDKSFAKGVNRNDVYQGAEGLGIDLDELIQFIINALIPHAETLGLNP
- a CDS encoding DUF2203 domain-containing protein, with the protein product MTRQFTLEEANQLLPALREHLTRLRSLQDQARKKYEEMRDIREVGYRKDGNLIMLSDYQLAKKEFDQVVAEANQLLATINQLGCRVTDVEIGLVDFPAEINGQPVYLCWRVDEESVKYYHGLEEGYAGRKLIPGIASGQDA
- a CDS encoding cob(I)yrinic acid a,c-diamide adenosyltransferase, whose amino-acid sequence is MKIYTKTGDGGMTSLWGHGDIKRVPKDHLRVEAYGTIDEANALIGIARSFLEQDALTLDGMLSQIQNTLFALGADLSNVSPDREDRLEAVQIETMEQWIDDLEGHLVPLQQFILPGGHPSAAFLHQARTVVRRAERRLVPLVNADGSYALHLKYLNRLSDFLFVAARDANRAHHVKDIIAEF